The DNA sequence GATTTATTTTTAATGTTATTAAAATGGTCATAATCAGGGAGAATATAATAATCAACTCAGAAAAGGGAACAATAATAAAATTAGCAACAATTGAAATGAACGAAAACTGATGGAAATAATAAAGAACTAAAGGAAAAGTAGCAAGTTGCGCTGAAACCGAAATAGAAACGGTATTAAAAACAAGCTTCTTTAAATAATTATCCTGCTTAGGAAACCATTTTAGAATAGGTTCATTCAGCCAAAAAATTCCTGAGACTGCCATAAAACTCAACTGAAAACCGACATTAAACAACTGATGGGTATCTAAGATCAGAATAATAAAAGCAGATAAAGCCATAGCATGCAAAACATCAGGTTTTCGCTGAAGCAGAACATACATAAAATAGGCAGTAAGCATAATACATGAGCGCAGCACCGAATTTCCAAACCCAATGAATCCGGCAAACATCCAGATAAATACTAAGCTCATAATGAGTACATACCTTCTTAATTTTAAAGGAAAAATCAATTTAAGAAGATAGTAGAATAAGCCAAAGACTACCATGATATGGGTTCCGGAAATGGCAAGAAAATGCACCAGTCCTGATTTACTAAAATCTTCTACAGTGGAAGGATCCATTTCCGTTCTGTCCGCAAGGATGATTCCCTTCAAAAATTCTCTGCTTTGAATAGAAACACTTATCTTATCTATGCTTTGTAAGACCTCAAGTCTTTTTTGTTGAATCCGTTCTTTAAAACTAAGATCGGTTCTGGCTGCTGATAAGACATCATCATAAACATACATTTGGTAGGCAATATGCCTTCTCTTGAGATATCCGGAATAATTAAATTGAAAATCATACAAGGGAGGTTTTACTTTACTAATAAAAACCTGTGCCTTATAATAATGATTAAAATCCAGCTGAGCCCGAACCTTAGGAACATATAAAACTGAAGTAACATTCATTTTCTCAACCCGACCAATGACTTCATATTTTCTATACTTATCCGTTGAGTTCAGCTTTCTCGATATCTTAAATGTCATAAGTCCCTTAGACTCTTTCAAATCATTCTTATCATAAAAAGTATTAAACGAGTGCAAAATAATTCCTAAGAAAAAAAACATGGAGGCTAAAAGAATTGCTCTTATTTTCGACATATAATAAGAATGAAAGAATAATAAAATGAGCATTCCTGAAAACATAAATATGATAATGCCAATTGAAGTTTTACCCCATAAAATCTGATCCTGAAAAAAGATTCCGAGGATAAACCAGATAGCAAGAATGAGATGTGGTTGTTTATTCAATTTAAAATTTATGTTACTCAAAAATATTTATTGAAATAAAAATTTGCACATCAAAGCTTGGGAATTTTCAAAACAACATCAAATCTGTTTATAAAAGAAAAATCGCAGAAAAAAATTCCTGCGATTTGTTATAAGTAATTAAAATATTTTAAAGCAATACTCATTTAATCTCTTCTGCGGCTGCTTCACCTGAAACAATTGCGCCCTCCATAAAGCCCTGCCAATCTGCCAGGTGTTCTCCTGCGAAATGTGTATGTAGAAAAGGCTCTTTCAAAACCGGCCTGATGCGAAACCACTGTCCCGGTCCATAAAGTGCATAAGCTCCTTTTGAGCGATCATCATTTCCCCAGTAATGTACCAGACATTTCAGTGGTCCATGTAGAATACACAGGGAAGGTAGGACCACCGGCCGCAAGCAGACCTTGCCGTAGAAAAGACCTTCTCGTTGTTATAATTTGTTTTATAGGTTATTCGTTTTTTAAAAAAATGCGTTTTAAAAAAATGCGTTTCAAAAAAAACATTTCTGTCAATAAAGATATCCGCATTATAAAATTAATAAAAAATCACGGGGGTAAAATAAAAAAATCGCAGAAAGAATTCTGCGATTATATATCATTATTTACATTATTTCAGCTTTTTATAATCACCTCAGCTGCATGGTCACTCGCTCCCCTTCCACCAAGCTTTTCTCGTAAAAGCTGATAATCATTTAAAACTTTTAATCTTTTTTCGCCTTCCAAAATCTTTTTCAGTTCTTCAACTAAATTTTCAGTATTCAGATCATTTTGAATTAATTCTTTTACCACTTCCCTATCCATAATGAGATTGACCAAAGAAATATAATTGATATTCTTTACCAACCGTTTGGCAATGGCATAAGAAATTTTACTTCCGCGGTAGCATACCACTTCCGGAACATTAAGTAGTGCTGTTTCCAAAGTCGCTGTTCCTGAGGTTACTAAAGCTGCTTTTGAGCATCTTAACAAATCATATGTACGATTGGAGACGAAATGAACATTGTCATCTACATAATTTTGGTAAAACTCTTTAGGTAAGCTCGGTGCACCTGCTATGACAAACTGATATTCTTTAAAGTAAGGCCTTACAGAAAGCATCATTTCAAGCATTTTTTCAACTTCCTGTTTTCTGGATCCCGGTAGCAAAGCGATGATCTCTTTTTCATTTAACCCATTCTCTTTCTTAAAAATGGCAGTATCAATGTCTTGTAAATCGGATATAGCATCCAGTAAAGGATGTCCGACAAAATGGGAATGCACCCCATGTTTTTTATAAAAATCCTCTTCAAATGGAAGAATAACCATCATTTCATCCACATATTTTTTAATAATCTCAACCCTCCCTTCTTTCCAGGCCCATAACTGAGGAGAAATATAGTATACAACCTTAATTCCCAGTGTTTTAGCAAATTTTGCTATTCTTAGATTGAATCCAGGGTAGTCAATCAGGATCAGCACATCGGGCTTATTATTCTTAATATCTTCTTTACAGAATTTAATATTGTTTAAAATAGTTCGAAGATTCATAGCAACTTCCAGGAAACCCATAAAAGCCAGATCACGGTAATGCTTTACCAAACTTCCTCCCTGTTGGCTCATTAAATCTCCGCCCCAGAATCTAAATTCTGCGTTCGGATCTTTTTTCCGTAAAGACTTCATTAAATTACTTCCGTGTAAATCCCCTGATGCTTCTCCAGCAATGATATAATATTTCATTTCTATAATAAGGATAGAGAACAAATTAAGACTTGTTGAATCTTAATTTGTAAATTTGCTCAAAGATAATGATAAAAAATGTCAGAAGAATTTGAAATCAGAAATAAAGTAAATGAAAGCGGTTTAGTGAATTTTGATCTTGCCACACTTCTTCCGAAAGGCGTAAGAAAGGGTATAGATTTGAAAGACTTTCTTTTTCAGGAAATGATCCTAAAAGAAAAGGACTTCCGTGAGCAGGTGGCTGCAATTAA is a window from the Chryseobacterium sp. T16E-39 genome containing:
- a CDS encoding ComEC/Rec2 family competence protein, which translates into the protein MNKQPHLILAIWFILGIFFQDQILWGKTSIGIIIFMFSGMLILLFFHSYYMSKIRAILLASMFFFLGIILHSFNTFYDKNDLKESKGLMTFKISRKLNSTDKYRKYEVIGRVEKMNVTSVLYVPKVRAQLDFNHYYKAQVFISKVKPPLYDFQFNYSGYLKRRHIAYQMYVYDDVLSAARTDLSFKERIQQKRLEVLQSIDKISVSIQSREFLKGIILADRTEMDPSTVEDFSKSGLVHFLAISGTHIMVVFGLFYYLLKLIFPLKLRRYVLIMSLVFIWMFAGFIGFGNSVLRSCIMLTAYFMYVLLQRKPDVLHAMALSAFIILILDTHQLFNVGFQLSFMAVSGIFWLNEPILKWFPKQDNYLKKLVFNTVSISVSAQLATFPLVLYYFHQFSFISIVANFIIVPFSELIIIFSLIMTILITLKINLDIVNTVYDMTIDFLLRAIHWFAGFDILFFENIPLNLVEVFILLIILYRLRFVILEFNLKNKLVFMMTVLLFYIARISFNIKENVKEEILIFSMGKDKGVLIKKGNRACFWSTNNSDNKKNIRYIVNPYTTFRRLKSIEIKSLAKSAKRIVYNGKIYDIK
- a CDS encoding FAD-dependent oxidoreductase; translation: MVLPSLCILHGPLKCLVHYWGNDDRSKGAYALYGPGQWFRIRPVLKEPFLHTHFAGEHLADWQGFMEGAIVSGEAAAEEIK
- the lpxB gene encoding lipid-A-disaccharide synthase, producing MKYYIIAGEASGDLHGSNLMKSLRKKDPNAEFRFWGGDLMSQQGGSLVKHYRDLAFMGFLEVAMNLRTILNNIKFCKEDIKNNKPDVLILIDYPGFNLRIAKFAKTLGIKVVYYISPQLWAWKEGRVEIIKKYVDEMMVILPFEEDFYKKHGVHSHFVGHPLLDAISDLQDIDTAIFKKENGLNEKEIIALLPGSRKQEVEKMLEMMLSVRPYFKEYQFVIAGAPSLPKEFYQNYVDDNVHFVSNRTYDLLRCSKAALVTSGTATLETALLNVPEVVCYRGSKISYAIAKRLVKNINYISLVNLIMDREVVKELIQNDLNTENLVEELKKILEGEKRLKVLNDYQLLREKLGGRGASDHAAEVIIKS